In Hippoglossus hippoglossus isolate fHipHip1 chromosome 19, fHipHip1.pri, whole genome shotgun sequence, the DNA window ACGTGGTCAAAGACGGGGATGTGACCGGGAGCAGGCAGGTCGGAGGTAACGAAGCAAATTACTGTGAGATTAGTTTCACAGCACCCATCACTGCAGCTCGGTGGTGCGACGTGCACTGATTAACACGGACTCACACTGTTGACATAACATGTGATGACAAATTGTTGTTTGGTGTGAAGGGTTTCTATGTGCAATTTCTGTGGGGTTTTACTGTGAGACACTAAAACATGAACGTGATACTGTACAAGCTCCAATTTTCATCCTGTGCTCAGTTATATCAGTGATGCACTCAACAGTGACGTCAGATTGGAGCTTAATTATAATGCAGTGTTCCACAAGTAGCTTATATTTGTAAAACCGTGAAGTATGATAGATTATAGAAAGGATGAGATTGTATTTGGTTACACctatagactttatataaaggtCGAcgccatgacagctccccaaaagcgAAGCCAAATCACCtggatcgccctctggtggttggctgcagtataggacataagccctgcctcctccatgctaGCAGATGGAACATAGGTCAAAATAAatagtcaaagtacacgttaaatatatttttttctgtcattttaggtaggtCTTAACAAACTGATGTTCGTTGAAGTGTGGATTTTTCAGttagtttggtttcatttagttatttgttGCTATAAAAACCGTGTGAAACGTGATGATcgacggctgagactgactccctATTGGTCGAGAGCGTGTATCAGCAACACCTCGATACTGTGGCTACGCACCACGACAAACGCAAGAAGGCGGCACCTGTCACCGGGTTAATTTAGCTACATTTTAGTGGGGGGAGGTGaagtccatctttatacactgCACCCTATGGTTTGGCCTTTTGAAGCTGCTCAAATTAGACATTCTTGGTGATTTCATAGATTAAATACAAACTGATTGAGAGAAGATGTAAAAGGTAAAAGATTGTAGTCACTGatgtttctgtagtttttattcATTCTGCACCGACtctcatttagtttttttcgtGCAGGATCATATGATTTAAACTGGATGGAATACTCTCTcagaaaataagtaaaatacTGAATATGAAGAATGTGATGATACAGAATATGTAATGATTGTATGTTAATGACTGTATAATGAAGATTGACAGAAGATATTTGACAATCCATTTTGAATGGGACCCGAGCGACTTTACACAAGATAACAGACTATATTTATCACAGTATTTTCTTACACTTGAAGCTGTCCTCTGTAAATAACTCAACctgtaatgtttttctttcagtgcaCACTCGCCTGTAACATTTGTAATGTGAGCTGCTTAATTTTAACATAAATGATCAAACACCACTGATTTAAAGGAACAACTATCCGATAGTGTCCGTGTGTTTTTCTGATTGTTGCCTCAAAGCAGACGTTCTGAATCCTGTGAACAAACATCTGGCTCCCCCGATAAGGCATTTTTAGTCTATAAAAATGGATTAAATACCATATATTATGACTTTCTTCTCATTAAATTAAAACTTTGTActcataatattacgactttcCTCCCAATTAGGTCTTTAATCTCATAATTCTATGACCTCATTCTCATAATATAATGACATTATTTCTGAGATCTCAGaatttttttcatgtttaaataatATGGCCTGAAAActcaatcaataaaaacattagaCATTTTACAGGGACTTAATGTTTGAACaaaatctgtcatgtttattttagaCCAAATGATTTTCTGTTTACCGTCATTCATGAAGATTTatgaagaaaataatcaaattctCACATCTGAGCAGAAAGAACCAGTGAGTGtcacaaagaataaaaatattgaattattcGACTATTGTATTAATTGGCTAATTATCCCAGTTATTCCCTCGAATAATGAATTGCAGTGGCAGCCATGAAATGCAGCATGTACGATTTCTTCATGTAAACGGCTCCTACAGGaaattgtgtgtgagtgacaagACTTGAGAAGATAATGATGAACTTGTATTAATGGTCCGTGGTGATGTCCTTGCTCTTGTGCACATCAGAGCTTAGGCATGAAAATTCCGGCCCACGGGCAACGCGTGGTGACATCACCCTGGCACCGAGGGCCCACTAAGCCTGCGTGGCTCACTTGGCCCCTACTggtctgctctttgtttttatcaagCCACCATGGAATTAATGCAAAGTGACTCCTGCTGCTGcggtgagtgggtgggtggattggggggggggtgaaccaGAGCCTGCATGGCCACACATTTGGATACATATGTATTACACAAATCCACTGCTCCGAACACATTGGGGGTCttttaaacacatgcaaacagcccGTACGCAGCACAACCACCCACGGAACACACGATGATGAATATGCTATTCTTaggctgctttttaaaaaaaaccatccTCCACCGtgttgcaggggggggggtagcATGCTTCCCTGGCCATCCAGCTGTTCAGGAGAGATTTCCAAGTGGGCCgtctctcagtctctgtctCAGGCACAGACAGAGGCCAGATGCAGAGCGTGGAGAGGAGACTATATCTGTACCAGCGAGTGTGAACGCTCCAGGGCACAAAAGGGTGTCAAAGTCTCAGTCTGAATATAAAGTGGGTTTAATTCAGATTTAATTCTGCGATGAGCTGAAAGGTGAAAGTCTTAAGTTGCCTTGTTACACTTTGTAAAAGTCCATGGACGCAGGCACAACCCCCCGCTGCTTTATTGCGTGTTGTGGGTCCGCTCCGGGAGCAGAGCAAGTAATTTTCAGATGGCAGGGGGTAAAGACTTATATAATTTCACCATCATGTTCAGAGAGCCGGCCCCGGGCGCCGCAGTGTGTCAACATTTCGGAATCTCCTGTCTGAGTGGTTTTTCATCATTCCCCTTGCCCACCGCCCCAAAGCAAAGGTAAAACCGTTTGGGCAGAAGCAAGCAGCTTTGCACCAAACACAACGGCAGCTCCAGATAACTGacagtccaaacacattttcaataatGTCgttttgtgtgtgaactgtTTGCTCCTCTGGGAAGAATCCACGCAGTCTGAGGATTACAGGTTGTGCCCATTTTAGAGGCTTATCATTTAATACAGTGTTTTCTTTATAGACACATTCTAGCTATTGTGTTTATGAGTGTAAAACTAGTGTTTAtgtaaatgcagcagagaggtcctaaacatattttttgtttcGAAACCTCAAAGATCCTTCCCACTTAAAGGACCAGTATGTAGGATTCAGGGGCATCTATTGGCGTAATTCCATAATTCTATTTTAATTGGTGTATAATCAGCTGAAACTTAGAATTAGTATGTTTCTGTTAGCTAAAATGAATCCCTATCAATTTGGGGAGCGACTCCTCTTCCATAGTGTCAGCCATGTTGCcccaccatgtttctacagtagcccagaatggcCAAACCAAACAATCAGCCCTTTCACGTTTTTTACCTGGACTTAGGTGCTCGGCAACATTAAATGCTAAATACAATTCATTCAAGTCTTTAAGTCACACCACATATTTCTTCCATGTGAGATAGAAGTACTCTGACTCTCTGTATTTGCAAACATCAGTCAAGAATGTTTTCTATTTGACAACAGCCTGAAATTTTCCGtgtcaaagtcaaataaaataactcTTGAGATACTGTATAATCTGGTTGTTCTGTGGTAAACGTTACGTAGCATTGAATCACCCGATCGCAACCGACATGATATTCACGGTTGTGTTAAACAGTTGAGACGTTGCTATTGCACCTGATGATTGTGGGTAGTGTAATGTTTCTTCTTGACATCATGAATACACCATATCTTTCTTAAAAGACAATTGATATCATACAGatttgtggcttctacaggagcatataACACTGTCTCACATTGTCATAACTTAGTCCACCTTGGTTTTATTAtagctgataatcaaaatctctattcagaaaatgaatgggatgtTTTACGTGCGGAACCAGGCGGTTGAGCTCTACTGGAGCAGCGATGAGAAACTCACGGTGATGTCACACATGCAGCTCCGCACCAGTGGGTAGAACAGACTGGCCTGGGCGACTGCAGTGCTCTTGAACTCTGGCATCTGGTGTCATGCTAAGGGAAGGGGCACTTGCAGCGCCTCCACAGCCCCGTTGTCAGGCTGCATCCGCGAGACTGCGGTGAGGTGAAGAGACAGGCAACACGCCAGCGAAGCATCCCCAGCCACATGACTCAACCTGTCCCTGTGCGTTAGCCCCGGCTCGGTCAGGACCGTGAGGGAACAAGGCCGCTGGTATTGAGTCACTGACACACTGGACAGTTCCCAGCTGAAGCATTATGATGGGGAAGGGAGTGGGGGAATCACTGCATGTTGTatacttgtattttatttggtGTTTAATCCGCTTATTGTGAGGTTTTATCAGTTCAAAGTATCGACCACAGATTAATGACCTTTTAGCCACTCCTCACTCCAAAAAAAAGGATTCTGACAACTTAGCAAACTTGATATGAAATACAGTGTAAAAAGAGTTTATATGTATAtgctgtgtttcagattgtAGCCAGAAGGCTGCAGCTCTAGTGGACACATaacactgtttatttttaacatCCAAGGTGATACACGGGCTTTGCGCTGACCCTTTAGATAACAGGTCGGAGGAGGTTGGCAGAGCAGCTGGCAGGATTCTGTTCAATGTCAGCTGTTATTGACAGACAGACGGCGGCGAGGAGACACCGATATTTAGCCACGCTCGCAGCGCGGCGGAACGGACGGCGGCCGGTCACTGACTCCACAGCTTCACACAGACCGGAAGCATCGGTGCAAAAGTTTGCACAGATATTCATTTGATTTGCCCAAAGCTTAGGTTTATGACCAGATACTTGAAAAACTAAAGACACTCACATCAGCTCCAAACGTCCTGAAGCGCAAAACACAAAtaggaaaacacacagtggcATTACTTGCTATCGACAAGAGTCACTGATGATTGGACGGATTTTTCCAACCAGCATTACTAGCATGACTCTACTATAGTTTTAGTCATAGTTCtcttagtaataataataatacactttatttatatagcagttTGCAAAACACAATgataaaactaattaaataaaaagcagtttgAATGTCAGGGGACCATTAATCAAAAGAGCTGAAATAGAATACACCaacataaagtaaataaaataatcaattaaaatagGGGACTCAAAAGATTGAAAGTTCAGACAAGCCCAGTCAaagcacatttataaaaatatgtttttaagaGGATAAGGAGTCAGACAGTCTGATCTCCAGGTTGAGTTTGTTTCTCCCTTGGTCCTCAGACTGTAGATCGTGTGGCGGCGAGTAAATTCCTGGATAAGGACGTCAAGTTGCGACCACGCTTGGGCCTTAAATCTTATTTAAAGTATCTTAAAATCAGTTCTGAGGTAGTGTTAGTAATCTtagtcatgttttctttcttttttttttgtttgtgcttgtgcCATGTTGAAATATAAGAATACCACAATAGGatatgtgttgttgtgcagtttttgtcgtctttttcttctcatctgCACTCCAGTAAAACACTATGTGCATGTGGGCAGGTGGCTGTGTATTTAGTGGGAGGAAGCCTGCATGAGCATGACGGGCAATTTAGCTCGACGGTTAAAGCATCTATCTCTAATTTGGATCTCCCCCCGTTGAGTAAAGATGCTCACGATAACAACACCAGGGGCTCATTAACGTCACTTCCAGACATTTCAGAGGAGTTTCTCTTTCCAAGCCCGGGCATTCTCCTGTCTAATGGAGACTGCAGACGGATGCATGGACACACGTGCACGCTGACCgaagcactcacacacacacacacacacacacgtggaccCGCCGACACACACGCGCGCTCTGCAGCAGCCTGATAAGCCGAACGCCTCACCAATTGGCCCCAGCAAATGTCAAGCTGAAGCCATCTCGGTGCGCTGATAGGGAGTGGGTGGGAGTGAATGAATCAAAAACATTTCCCTCAGTTACGTTTGCACACGCCGGAGATaccttaaattaaaacaagtcTGCAATAGAGACATAATCTTTCAAATCCCTCTACTTAGACGCGATGAAAAAAACGGCAAAGCAGAACATTTCAAATCATCTCCTCAGCCGCGTCCAAGAGACGAAGCTTACGTCAACAAAAAGCGGCTTATAGCACGTCTCAGGGGAATACTTATCTCCAAACCCTGGATCTGCTTAAAGTTTGGGGAGGACGTGAGATGAAGCGAGAGTCAAACGTTCAAACGCCTCGTTCGGCCTCGTGCTGTTTCATCAGGAATTAGCATCCGGCCCCCAGAGTGAGTGTCCTGTTAGGGTGGGTTGTTCCGCTAAAGTCaccatcaaaaataaaaaataaaacagaggaggggggggggggggttgtgttgCTTACACAAGCACAATAGTTTGAGCGATGATCACCCAGTTTTACAGGAATGAGGCAAAGATGGTGTCTGCCAAGAGAGTTTTTACACAGGCTTGTGTTTCTTTAGGGGGCTTATGCCTCTGATGCCAGTGAGACTCTGACCTTGATAAACGACTCCAAAAATAGGAAGACTCGTTTTACCTGAGCAGCAAAACGTTATTTACTAACAGAATAGTTTGACAGAAGTTAATTATCTCGGCCAAGTTTAGGTTTTTgtatgtttgcttgtttgtgagcTAGATTACACAATAAAACCACCAAACcgatttccataaaacttggtggTCAGGAAGGAACCCcttaaattttggtgtggatccctatcagggggtggatccaggatttttttttcaatttcgttaacattttcatagatttctctgagaataattcatggttcttgaaAAAATCAGcgtgtgtggaatttggtgcagatccaaataaaaatcgaaagaattaaaatgtggtttcacgaGGGGACTAggaaaaaaggcacaaaaaacCTGCCTACCTATGAATTCAggtgcatttttatttcactctcatttattcattttgaaacAGCAAGGGCTGTTGATCCTTTTATCTTTATGGTCTCTAAGTTTTCTAAATAAAGTGAATAGGTTGCATCTAAAAGATTAAGAGTTTGCGTTTCTCCTTGAGGACTTCGGTAAAACTAGGCTACAGATGTTGCAGACGCCCGGGCAGCGTTCACTTTCAGTGGTTTCAGCAGTGAAAGCTGTTTCTCGCCGCCCCGAGGCGTTTGTCTTTGACGTCGTGACATGAAGTCTCTAATTTGACGATGTGCTCATACGTCCTGCAAGCAGAAAACAGGCTGTGCTAGTGTTCAGCTGCCCCCTGGCTCGGCTGACCTCTGCTTAGGCACGGACCCTCACTCTTAATTGTGTCTGGAGGAATTTCCTTGTCTTAAGACAGGCTCTGAGTTTAGACCAGAGGGCGTCTAACCACGAAGAGGAGCTGAACAAACAAGATGCTCTGACACAGCACAGCAAGGCGATCCAGTCTCTTGTCTCTTGAATCAAGTGTCACTCTGATTTACAGCTTACAACAAATTACTGGATTCAAGTGAGATTCAATCATTATGACAGGAAACAGTGAGCTGACATTCAGCTTTAGAAGCATCAGCGACTGAGTAATTGTTCATTTCGACATGGTCCCATATTTACATCTCTTCACACCCTCGAAACTCTTCTTCTTGAAGTGTTAACTCTGCGTTTCAGACCATGTAAGAGACGGACCCTCCGCGGCCCACGTCGAAGGCCAATTACGTCCGAAAGAATGTCGTGAAATCAAAGTGAGCTCTTAAGAAAACACAGTACACATATTGGTTTTCACAGTTTAGGCCCGGAAGCCGTGTTCTTGTCTGTCACAGTCGCAGCGGAGCCTAATTCGCCCTGGATGACTTCTCGCTGCTGATCTGAGCTTTGTCATGATATGTTCTAACACCCGTTCCCCCTCTGACTTCCTGCCTCCGTATCTCAGCATCTTCACACACATcacagggatgaaaacacacatctctGCTTTGATTTTGAAACAAAATGATCTCCTGCTTCATTTGGCATTTACTCCAgctgtatccccccccccccccccccccacctcctcgcAGTGATCATCTCAGTGTTGATTGCCGCTCTCGTGTGTAACATTCGCACAACTGAAGGCTGGTTTCTCTGGAAAATGAGGCGACATTAACCAGTTGATCTGTGAGGAAATGCAAAAAGcccatttttaatgaaaagtcaTGGCCATTAAGAGTAAAAGCAACAGCAACAGATGCTCTTTAAACCCACATTAGTTATTGAAGTGTTTAAATCACTGCAGCTCGATTCGTCATTTGTTAAAACATACAGAACATTTGAACACATGTTGCATGCatgaatcaaataaataatctaaTTCTCAAATCAGCACACTGATAACATGACATGATATAATAGCACAACTATCTATCAACAGCTATATCGTTTAAATAGACACAATAAAATGCATGTGCACTGACACCACTTTGACTTTGTTCAGACGACAAGATATCATATCAGATTTACACGATTTATATGATGTTATTTTTCAGATCATCACACTGAGACACAACACATCCCGTGACACTGTCACTGCCATTCAACACAATCGTAATCTCATTGTGGCGTTTTCCATATTCgacaaacaaaaaatacctCTACCTCAGTCTTTGAAGCACGACatcttatcacacacacacaacgcaatCGCAACATAAATCTGAACAGCACATTTACaaacgccgccgccgccgtgaCTGTTGGATCTCCAGACTGGGATGTGAAATGACAGCTCAAAAATGAGGTGAAGCATCGGCGCTGTCAGAACTGTTATGGCACCTCAGCATGACTCATGGCAGTGACTGACACCGTTACGTTGCTGGCGTCcgctctgagcagcagcatgtAGGCACAACTGCGTACAACAGAACGTATGGATGAGGAGGTAGACAGTTACCGatagccacagacacacagccttAGTGTCAGTCCTGACCTTAAAAAcgagaaaagaaagaatctgATCATGAATCAGTGGCTATGGGCAACATGAACCTCTCTGTGGGAGCCGAGTGAAAGTCAGGGACTGAGTGTCTTCTGGctgtgacctttcacctctGAGCCCACGTCCTGTCCGGCCCTCAGTCGGCGTAAAGGATGAACCCTGAGAAGGTGCTATATTTGTTGCTGTTGCCACCGTGAGCTTTGCCACCGTCCAGTTTTATGAAAACCTCATCGCCTGCATCCAAATGAAGGATGACACTGTTGCTGGCATAGTCATAACTCTGGTCCTGGTCTTGAGCGATGGCGCTGGCCCTGACCTGgaatatgaaacacacacacacacacacacgcaacgagagaggaagggaagaaaTTTAAATGATGAAATTCTGAAGTAACAGATTTACAATGAAGAGTTGTTAGAATTCATTCCTGTAccaactgaaaacacatcaacgtATCAAGTCTCCTGAGGAAACTGTGCCTCACCTGATCCAGATTTTGatatggatctgcaccaaattgtacacacgcataaatatcagtcccctaaatgtgccagattgttttttcatcaagatccatgaattattctctgagaaatcaaggacaATTTAGAAAAATGCCTGATTtcgcaatgtcaaagaaagtgataaaaggAATTCTTCGATTCGACCCCAgacatttaatgggttcttttctCACCCATATCACATCCCTCCCCCAGGTTCCaagaaatctgtccagtagttttttgcggAATCGTGCTTACAAACAAACGAATGGACCGAGGTGAGAGCAGAACCTCCTCGGTAGAGACAACAAGGCACAAAATGTTTAAGACTTTTGACCATGAGTGGACCATAAACTCTTCCTTCAAGAAAAGACGATTTTCGCAAAGTTAGTACAGAGTTGGAGGCTTTGACTTTGTCTAAGTGTGTCCCCTGTGGTGAAtatcttgtttttcctctcatgACTCAACTGAAAGGGTCAGGCTTGAGTCAGTCTGCCTCTGAGGAAGGAGGGCAGTGCATCCTATCTCTTCGCCTTATGTCCGACCCCTCACTTCCACATGTCCCCGGGGCGGAGCGGACGGAAATGCCACGTTTTACCCGCACATGGGTGTCATCGTGTCAACACTGGATAATTACTGAGGGTGTTAGATGTGGAGCATAACACCCAAATCTCTTTTTGCATGTCTGTATAAAAAGCCAAACCGTGGGAAGTTTGCCGTGTATGTACAGTTCACCGCTGACGGACATATCCCCCTCTAAGCCTCGGCTAATGTGTAATGAGCAGGGTTGCCAGGTTGGGTGTTCCGCTGCAACTTCACCAGACCGACCGTACAAGTAGTAATCCCTGCTTCAACGAGATTCCGGATTCAATCCAGAATGGCAACGTGGAGTTCTAATTAGCGCCGCTGGAGAATAAAAGTCGATGTGAGGAGGCCGTAGGGTCTGAGGGGAGCGGCTGAGCCACAGATGACAGCATGATGATGGATTTCTGAGACATGAGGACAATGCAGCCTTTAGTCTCTTCCCTCCTTGTATccacccacagctccaccacAGCAACAGCATGTCACTACAAATTAAATGGCagtaatatgtatatatgttgtAAATGTGACATATTGTGATTTTAACCAGGTATGTGCAGCATCTAGTGGCTAAAGTGTTTGAACGCTCCTTTGCTTTGGCTTTATATCCCAGGACTGTCTATTTATTATGCCAAGTTGCcgcccctgtccatttgtttgttggctggtttgttttCAGGCAAGATTACGTAAAAATGACTGTATGGATTTCCACAACATTTGGTCGAAGGTTGTGTTATGAGTCAGAGgggaacccattaaattttcGTGCAGATGCAGCTCACAAAATCAGACATTGTTAGGTGACTGGTATTCATGAGAATGAAAATCAGGATCTAttgaattaaatgtggtttcataaggggactctAGACTATACTAGAGATATTctagtttgttggtttgtcagcaggattacgcaaaaactaccaaacagatttccacaaaacattCTCTGGCCAAGAAAGAACTTATTGCATTTTGGCACCGATGTGGATGAagggatccaggaatctttttccactttctttaacattgcaagatagtgtgatttttcccagggaataatttataGATCTTGTTTAAAAGGAATTGTCATATTTAGGGATTTTATATCTATAAATTGTGatgtttggtgcagcttgattgaaatcAAGTGTACTGTTGGGCCTTGTATCCACTCAAGTACTTTGTGTTTGAACGAAGGGTAAATTTAACTTGTTTGTGACAATGCAGGTAATTCAATCTGCTTTTATTTAGTCAGTTTGCATGTGcttttgaaaatgttcctcATTAAACACATTATACCACATTGGGATGTAATTGTGTTTGGTTACGTGGTAAATGTGTTGTAACTCTAAGCAATGTGTGTATTTCCGTTTGTTGAACTGCTCAATGCTGCTCATGACAATAGGATCATCGTTGctttcaaaaccaaactttatCTGTTGGTGTTGCACAGTATTCACAGTGGCAGTGTCTGCTGAagggagcagacagaggcagagattaAGAGCTGGGGGAGGCATCTTACAGAAGAACAATGTAGTCCCCCAACAGGTGAGTCATTGCGATTAAAATAACCAACTGCAGTTCTTTCACACGCTGTTAAACactgtgtttctcattttctttgatttagGATAAAACTAAGCAGGTGTTATGGTCTGTTAATGCAATGCCATGTTTGTTATTGACGAAATCGACCTCAATTGTTGCCCATTTTCCTAAATTTGTTAGTGCAATCTTAACAATGTAAGGGAAAGGTTCATTTCCTTAtggtgatgtgtgtttgtggcagtTTTGCACTATAACATCCAGGTGTTTGAGTTATTGTGTCCATCCCCTGCACCTTCTCTCGCCGTCCTCTCGAGATGTTtgcaggaaaatgtcaagatTACCATGGTGTTTGATCAGTGTCATCACCTGGGGCTTTTAAGACATTGCTAAATTATCCACGAAATATAGCAAATATCATGATTTGTTATTGGACGCCCGGGCCCGACAGGCTGTCTGATAATGCACACTCGCACATCATGGCTCCGTGAAGTTTGTTGTATTTCAAAGGGCACCAGCTTTGAACTAGCCACTACCTCGGGCTGTGTTTTGATGTGTGCAGAGTAGAGATAGCACCGCGGCTCCTTCCACTCTCTTCAACGTGTACATCACTGGATGTGTAATATGCACAGATACACAATCTGGCAGCGTGCCACTTTGCATTGTTATTATACTTGACTATAACACCAGACCAAGTCAGACCTAAATTCACTGCACACATGAATGCATGACTACTCAATTTAGACTGCCAGCACACGGGTTGCACTGTTCCCTGAGCAATTTGATGTGGGTTCATCCCAGTGTGTGATTCAGGGTTCAAAGCACATTATGTCAGTAACAAGATCATTTTGTACCATTTGTATTTTGAGAGAATgcttttttctatttgttaaATTCAACAATAAGGGTTGAGCATTAAGAAGTGTGAGAAAAGTGTAAGAAAGTTAAAGGTGTTACCCACCAGACCGTTCCTGATCAGGTCAGCCCACATGCTGGTGCCGTCTCCTCCCCTCATCAGCACATTGTAGATGAAAAAGTAGGTGCCAGGGATCTTACAGGTGAACTTTCCCGTCGCGCCCTCATAGTTACCTCCGATATTAGTCACCACGTCATCAAATCGCAGAATATCGTAACCTTCTTGAGGGTTTCGTAGTCCTGCGTAGAATGCTACCCGAGGTGAGGTGTTGTATGTGGTTGTGCTGACTGCCCCTTTGCCCCCTAAGCCTAAAATCCCCGTCCGTACTATGTCCACACCATCTCCCGGTGGTCCCTTAGGTCCTGGTGGACCTGGCTCTCCAGGTGGTCCTGGGGGTCCAGTCTTACCAGGACGTCCTGGTCTGCCTTGTGGGCCATTGCCGCTGTATGTAGGCAGTGGCGGGCCGATGCTGTGATCACTCAGATCTGCCTCGTCTCCCACCTGTAGGCCTGCGGTTGCTGTGTCTGTGCCCACGTGCACACCGGTGCCAGTCGTGCCCGTGGGGAAGGGGTCACAAACCATGCGGCAAGAACCCAACATCTCGTAGTGGCTCGCGCTGTCATCTGCACCACCTGTGCCAACGGAGCTGACCAGCACAGGGATGAGGACCACCAGAACCAGGACCAGCATGACCCCCACAGCAGCTGCCACCAGGGTCTTCCGCCCGATGCTCAGCCGGGGAAGGGGCTGCGCTGCCAGCGTGGAACTCTCTGGGGTAGAAATGGTGACTGTGGTAAGTGCGTCCACCTGGCAAAACGCAGAGTCTCCGGAGGTGGAGATGGTGCCCAGGGAAAGGCggaatgagtgtgtgagtgagtgacagagcGGTGTAGGagtaagagagagggagcggagCAAGGGACCAAAGTGgtgaaaaggagagagagattgagagggtgaggagagagagtaagtggagagcagcagggagagagtAAGACAGcttgagagagaggaaaa includes these proteins:
- the LOC117752638 gene encoding C1q-related factor-like, with the translated sequence MLVLVLVVLIPVLVSSVGTGGADDSASHYEMLGSCRMVCDPFPTGTTGTGVHVGTDTATAGLQVGDEADLSDHSIGPPLPTYSGNGPQGRPGRPGKTGPPGPPGEPGPPGPKGPPGDGVDIVRTGILGLGGKGAVSTTTYNTSPRVAFYAGLRNPQEGYDILRFDDVVTNIGGNYEGATGKFTCKIPGTYFFIYNVLMRGGDGTSMWADLIRNGLVRASAIAQDQDQSYDYASNSVILHLDAGDEVFIKLDGGKAHGGNSNKYSTFSGFILYAD